In the genome of Lathyrus oleraceus cultivar Zhongwan6 chromosome 4, CAAS_Psat_ZW6_1.0, whole genome shotgun sequence, the window GAAGAAATACGTCAAACAGACATACATGCTTTAAAACGGGTAAACAATATTCCAAGAGAAAAATATACTCGAGCGTATGACAGAGGTCAGTGATGAGGCCACATGACAACCAACCTTGTCAAGTCAATAACTTGGTGCTTAAGTATATTTGCAACCTACCTATTACAACTTTGATAAAATCAATTTACTATAAGTTGGGACCACTATTTGGGAATCAAGGACATGATTTGACATAATTATTAGCTTCAAGAAAATTATACACATATAATTGCAATAAAGGGATTGCAGAAGAAGTGCTTAAATTCAACAATCACAATTATTATGCAATTTTATCGTAAATGGTTATATTTAATGGTCCATGAAACTGTTAATTAAAATGAGAGTCAACCAATAGGTCATTTCAGTGTGGACCTCCAAATGCAATTGTGTGATTGTGGTAAATTTCAAGCTTTTTATGTTCATTATTCACATGTTGTAACATGTTGTAACATGTTATAGTATATGCCAAACTACAGTGTACATACCCGATATTTAAAAAGTTATAACATATTCATCTCGAGGAGTAACGCCTCAAAGATAACCCAGGTCTTTGACAAAACTCGTCAGTTGTTTCTTCATATGCAACTCTTTCTGAGAAAGGTCTTCCTCTTTGTATACGTACAATAAATTCCCTATTAGGAAATGACTCTCATTTCAGTACTTGGAGAATAACTCAACACATTTACCCCCACTCCACCTCCAACAACGCAGACTCTTGCATGAGCCACTGGGCAGATAGAGGTAACCAGAAATAATTGATCTTCAAAATGCTTCAAGCTCTCaaaaaaatcacttaagcccCGTACAGTCGGCATTAGAGAAACTAAGCCTCTACCCCATGTATGGGTCATAGGGCTATGAAGAAGATATATTTATCCTTCTTAGCttgattttgatgaagacaaaagGTTATCATAAGAAGAaatatcaaagaagaaaaagattgaaATCAAATATCAAGATTGCATGAGCTTTGAAAAATTGAAGGATTGAATCACGAAGAATGAGGTGCCAATGGTATTTCATTTGTGTATATATTTTACGTACTCAATCTCTTCATCTAAAAACTTCTAAAAAAAATTCCTAAACATCGATGCATCATAAGTTTTCATTACATATCTTTCTACATGAGAATATTTTATGAGAATGTATTCAGCAAGCAAATATTTTCCCTAGTAGTTGAGTAGGCATGTTCAAGTACTCAAGTGTCATGGGTTTGAACCTTGAGTATGTCCTTTTTCTTTGAAAACTTTCAAAAAAATTCTTGtcatgaattaattgattattGTTATGAATTAATCAACTGTCATGCATTACAGtatcaaaaaaattcaaaaatgacaATCGATTGCATGTGATGCACAATCAATTGTCATAAGTCAAATTTCAAATAAAACTATCAATTGCATGAGATGCACAATTGATTGTCATTTCTTTATTTTTGAAAAACTCTGATTTTTCACATATCTTTTCATGACACTTTTTCATGAAACATTTTCTTGAATAATTGCATAATTATTATGattattttcaaatatttccATGATTTTCAAATGGTTTCTTTGTGACTATAAAATGCAGAAATTTTTATATTGCATGCCACCTTCTTCATGAACCTTTTTACATATTTTGAAGTCTCTGTAATATTTTAACAGAAAACTTGTTCTTgcataatttttattttaatgtGAAAAAGTTTAGAGAAACACTTGAACACTTTAATGTTTATATCATATTTATTGTTCATTGAAGGATAAGATTAAACTTTCATACATCAGAAATGCAACAAAATATCAATTTCATCATAGTTGCTGCAAAGTCAGCCTATAATATATTTCATACAAATTATTGTATTTTTCACCTAGTGTGTGGTGATTTTTGTCTGTAAGAAAGAGGTTGTTCTTTCTATATGTGGTTGTAAATAGGAAGGGTCGAATTTCTATTTGTTGAAAAGGTCCATCATAGTTATTGGTGTTTGAAAATCAAGAAAGTGGTTTGCTTCTTTATTGCTGTTAGAAGATTGTAGGAGAAGTCTCAGCGTAAGGCTATTACAAAGATCTAGCAATAGTGAAATATCTCACAGAGTGTAAGGGAACTAAATGCGCCATTGGTTGATAAGGGGAACTAGTATAATTCTCTTTGTTCATTTACTTTACTGcatttatttttatgcatatCACTTCTATTTCTTAAACCAGAAAAGTAAATTTATCACTTCATTACTTATAAAACCAGTAAAAGTAAACTAACAAAATTCTTAATTCAAAAGTTTGTTACTTTCTCTCTAAAAATCAGTAAGCCTAATTAACCCCCCTTCTTAGGTTGTGCACTATAATACTTACAATTAGCATCATAGCAGGTTAATGTAACTTGCTCCTAAAGATCTATAAATGACTTTCGCAAATAGTGTTTTTAGAGATGATAATCTAATCAAGAAATTCGAAAAACTCTtgagaaaggaaaggaaaaagaaatgaGTAAAAAAGAAGCACCAAAAAGGAAGGTTACTTACTTTGAATGTGGAGAAAAATGTCATGTTAAAAGTGAATGCCCCACACTTCAAAAGAAGAATAAATTCAAGAGAAAAAAGGACAAAAGATCAAGAAAACATATGTACTATGGGATGACAATGAAATAAGTTTATATTTAGATAAAGATCATGCAATTAAATTCAAGTGATGAAGAACATGAGGTTAGTGATTTTGAAGTTGATGATTGACCTTCTTATGATGAATTACATGATGAGTTTTTGAAACTTTCTAGAAAAAATTTAACACAAAAGAAAACCATTTTAAATCTAGAAAGTGAGACTAATATCAAAAAAGTGGAGTTAGACTTAATAAAAAATTCAGCATGCAATACTTGTTCTTCTTTTGAACCTAAAATTGTTGAATTAAACCAAGTGATAATAAAATATGAAAATTTTAAATTGGTTTAAAAAATGTGTTTAGTAGTCAAAGGGTTTCAAATAATAAACATGGACTTGTCTTTTCTAATTTTGATAACCCTAGTACAAGTCAAACTATCTTTGTAAATGCTACTAAAAAATTCAACAATAAGGAATTCAAGAAAGAACGTGTTGTAAATAATCATAAAATGTCTCATGATAGAAATAACTTATATGTTAATAAATGGAATCATGTTTGTAGacctacttgtttttattgtAATGCAAAAGACCATACTTCTAATACTTGGTAAATAAGAAATTATGGTATTCCTTATGGTGAGTATGTATGAGTGAGAAAAGATCTAACCAAAGAGAACCCAAAGAATATTGGGTATCAAAGAACTGTTAATCATTTTGTAGGTACTTAAAGATCATATGCTAGAATTTTCAAATTAAGGTTGATCTTTTAAGATACAAGACCATTTGATATGGTAATTCTAAAAGTTTCATTGAATGAAAGATATTTTGAAGAAGTATCAACATTGATATCATCTTTAACTTCATATGATAGTATTATGAAGAAGATAAGTCCTTTTATGTTTAATGTATCATTTCCCTTAAATTATTACACTCCTTTTGAATTTTACTCCTTTTCTTTTTTATAATGTCAAAAAAGGGGAAAAAAGATGGTTGCTATTGTTGTTTTTCATAATACCAAAGACATCATAGCATATATTGCAAAAGAAAGGGGGAGATATTCAAGATAGGGGGAGATATACAAGATATGGGGAGAAATCAAGAATCAAGCAAAAATTCCCATCAAAAGGttttgtcatcattaaaaaggGGGAGACTGTGAAGAATATATGTTCATCCTTCTTAGCTTTATTTTAATGAAGACAAAAGGCTATAATAAGAAGAAAGATCAAATAAGAAAAAGATTGAAATCAAATATCAAGATTTAATGAGCATTGGAAAATTGAAGGATTGAATCACAAAGATTGAGGTGCCAATGGAATTTCATTTATGTATACATTTTAGGTACTAAATAATAAAAAGACTTTAAATGAAGTCAAGTTGTAATAAATGATAAGGTAGAAATGCAGTAAATATCATTAAATAAAGCAAAGAGAAAAGCACAATGTTCCATTTAAGGAGACAAAAAGATTAAAAAGGGGTGGACGCAGACGCATACATATTTCTCTCTCAATTGTTTCGCTCTATGAATCGGGTACTCCAGTGGTATGGAGAGTATGTATTAAATTTTGTGACCTTTGATCCAATGTACGAGTCTGCTATTTATTCTATTTACAAGATAACTGTCGACGACAGTTATGACCATTAGGGGCTTGTTGTGTTTGCTCCATATTCAGTTCTTCAAGTTCCCACTAGTGCACTTATGTGTCTTCTAAGATGATATCTTCTTGTAACCCACATTGAGTGTAACTGCTTTTCCATTTCTTCCAAATCTTCACGTCCTCCCGACAATAACCGCTCCAATGTGTTGTTGACGATTCCTGTCAAAGCTTTAAGACTTATGAACTTACCAAGTCTTTTATACTATGTTGTTTGGTCGACCGATACCTTTGGTGGAATGATGACTCATGTCGACTGTCCCTCTTGAGATTCTGGACACGTTTTTGTTGACTTACCTTTTCGAGATTTTGGACGTATTTCCCAAGAATCTGAGCTTTTAGGGGGTTTACCCATAAGAGTCTTCCAAACCATTTCTTGTTGTGTCGATGGCTCAGTCGAACCTTCTTTATTGGCTTGTCGATGACTCCTCATTAATGCTTCAATTAAAGACACTTCATTAATGTTATTTCAATAAATGTATTTTCCTTGACATTCTTGGTTGACTTTCCAATAGATGAAAATCCTAGTTAAACAAGACTATATATATTATCTTACCTTTTAAAACCTAATAATTGATTAATTTTATGCATACCAATCGATTAGGCCTTAAGTCAATCAATTGGCTCATTAATTTTGGCATcaatttttttcctttttcatgGCACCCTCTAACCTATAAATAGAGGACACTTCCCACATATGTTTTCATCCAGAATCCTGAGCTCTCATTTCTCACACTTCACTCTCTCTAAAAATCTCTTTACACTTTCTCTCACTTCCCACATATCTTTTACGAGTGTAATTATGGAATGGTATAATTATAAATTCATCAAGGAACATTTGCTTCTACCTAGGTTGAATAATTTATCCATTTAGGGTTTTTATTTGGGTTCGAAGTTAAACCCATTAAAAGCATTTATTTGGGGATTTAGTGATTAAGTCTCTGTTTAGGTTCGAAACTTCATCCCGCTTAAAAGCTTTCATAGGTTCAAGATCAACCCGACATAAAACTTATATTTTTTGGTGGTTATCATGTGTAAAACTTATTTTCAATTCGTAAGCTAAGCTCGTATTAAAAGCTTAATAAGGTTGGAGATCAACCTTATATAAAATCTCCTAGATTTGTTGTTAGCCTGTGAAAAAGCCGATTCGGTTCGAGTTCAGTCCATGATAAAAGCTCACCAATGTTCGAGATCATCGTGTGTAAAATATCGGTTTTAAAGATTGAAGACTAACCGCTCCAAGTTGCTACTTGGAAACAAGACTAACCACTTCAATCCATCATTTGGAAGGAATGAAACTTCTCTTTGTGTTTACTATTTGGTTGGAAGTTAGTCACAAACTTCATGTTCCTTGTATAAAAGGGTGGTTCGAGAGTTCAACCTATTAAAAGCTCTTAAGTTTGTTGGATAATTTCAAGATCAAATCTTGGGGACAAGACTAAGTCGTTTTTTTACTGAATGTGTATAATTCTTGGTGTTTTCTCTCTTTGCTTAACTTTTATTTTCCGCAATTTAAATTTCCCTCGCTAAATTATATaacatttaaaaaataaaattaaactctGAAGTTGATCCAAAACGTTTTTCAAAATCAATCATTTCTAAAACCCACAATTCAGCCCCTTATTGTGTGTGGAGTCATATGTCAAACATAGTCATTGACTAGGCAGTGAGCCAAGCATAGGAATTCTCATTCCTGTTTTGGTAATCCCATTCCTGTTGAAGGGTTATACCCTTTCAAGTCTGCTATTGAGGATACTTCTAGGGGTGATCAGGGAGTGTCGTTCCCAACTACTGAATCTTGACTATTTCTCTTTGTCCCCTTCTTGTTTCCGATAAAAATTTCCAGACTTTGTGCTCTTGGTTGTAACAACAATATTTATATAAATATCTTTTACCTTAATGATTTGGATTTATATTTAATTTTTCGTACTGGATATGTATTTGGCTCTCGTTATTTTTGCCTTACGCTTCTAATTAGTTGCAAGTTGTTATTGTATTAGGGCTTGCTCACTAATCATGCAATTTAAAATTTGTTTCCCTCGTAGGCGATTTAGATTTTGTTTGCCTCGGGGAGACTTAGATTTTGTTTGCCTTGAGGTGGATTTAGAATTTTCCTGCCTCATAGGAGTTTCTGGTCTACATCGGTTGAATGTGAGTCTGTGGTCTGGTAGCTACAAGGTGTCATCAAATTTGGGTGTGAGAACCCCCGCGACTTTCTTTCAGGAGAAATGCCTCGCTGTGTTAAGGTGTCACCATGATCTTTGAACTCTATAGTCTAAATATAAGTTTTTATATTTACTAGATCCAATTGAAAAGAGTTAGGATTGTTCTTCTACATGTTTACGCTGAGAAAAGTGCTCCTTAGGCATAGAGTTTGTTTAAAAATAATGACTTACACCATCATGCATGGAATCCACAAGACTCTTTGCAGTCGAGATGTTAACGATTAGCATATTAACGATTGGAATTATGCAACAATTTTATAGAGTATTTTATTCTTAGAAAGAGTAGGAAGGATATAATGCTTTCCTCTTTTATAGCATATTATACGGCTAATCAGAGCATCAGAAGGGACGTATGGGGTGATGACTCGCCTCAAATCCATATGGGATTCTTTAACTAATGGGAGCCACTGGACCGCCAGCGTCTTTGTAGACGTTCTGGGAGTATCTCGATGTTATACTTTAAGGGTCTCCACCTTCATTCACTTAGGGACGAGCGATCACCATGACCCTTTGAAGTGAAACTAACAACGTGTTCATAAGAAGCGTGAAGGTTTGTGCTCTAGCGTCTGATAAGATTTTTCTCGTGTTGAGAGCGTAACTGCTAGGAGGTGATATTTCTTAGGGGCTTTTTCCAAAGTATGCCTTCAGGTCTTATAAATTGAGCCTGATTTCTTCCTTTGACTTGTCTGCCTCCTTTGGATAGACAATGCCAGACAGGAGATTAATTGAGGACGTCAATTAGAGATGTCTTCGGTGATACTTTACTTCAAAATCATGAGCCCAAGATGTCTTTTTCCCCTCGTATTTCTCCCTAAGAGGCATGACCTTCACTATTCTGCTAGAGTGAGTTACCGAGCTACTAAAGGCCAAATGAGTCTTCAATATCCTATAAGTCTAGCTCAGGTCGACGAAGATCTAATGATTTGATTGCCTTGAATCAAAAATCTTTGCCCAGAGTCTATCATCTAGAATACATCTCATAAGGATTTTTGCTAGTGATGGAAACTGATGCAATCAATAGTAGGTCTATAATTATGATTCTTAGAATATCCTCGTTCCTCGAACATCTACATGCATTTCTTTGATCCATGCTAGAGTGCTAGGGGGAATAAGAGCTCTAACCGACATATCAACATCAAATATAGAAATGTTATTAATCTTAGTTGTGATAGTAAGATATGATAAGATAAAACTGATGTATCTAGCATTTCGCATCGTGGTAATGTATAACACGATTCACGATAGTACCTGCTTCGATTGCAGATAATCCTAAGTTTGTAGTTCAATTCACTTCATCGCGATCTAGTAATTCTAGTGCGATATGATCTTCGGTCGTCGTTCAGGGGTTCTTCGCCTTTTAGAGGAGGTACTCCAGTAATTGATCTACGCCATAAGTTGTAAAGTAAATATCACGTTGATGATAAATAGTTGAGACGATGCGGGATTTGAAGGGTTATTGCGGCCTTCAACACGATCTTAGAGGTAATTACCTCCACTCTTCGGTAACTCTGATACAAATCTAAGTTTGGATCTAGCATGATCCATTCGTGGAATTTTCACAGGAATCAGAAGTCCAAAGATTCAAAGAATCGAAGCTAAAATGATGCTTGATTAGATCAAACACGACGAATCTTCGTGTTCGATTAACAATGCTCTTAATTAGATGACCTAAGAAGGTTAAGAATGGGCGAACTAAAGAGCGAATATGAAAGCGTGGAAAACGTAGGAATCATAAGTCGATTCCAACACATGATGCCATTGTTCCGTATTGGAACCAGAAATAGTTGAAACAAACAGTGAAGAATCTTGAACATGTGATGCTGATCTCCGATACGGTGGCGTGGATGGACTTGCAAGGTTTACACTCCAACTTGCAAGTCAGTTCAAGATCGAAGATGATTATAGTGAAATATGGAGATCATAAAGTGTATATTGTGAGATGATTTTATATCTTAAGTCATGTGGTGTAAATTTGAGTTGATTTAAACCTTAGCTAATTGAGTCTTTGTCCAACccaaaattaaaaaataatcaattttttatattttaaataactttttattatttaaataaatattatattatttatatttatttcagtatattaattaaatcattaaaataacaaaaatatatatatcaaAAAGAATTCCCATTAAATGGACGAAGGTCTAAAGAAAATCATATTGCCAATTCAATATTAAACTTGGATATTTTAATCAAAATTTGAGTAttttagaaagaaaaaaatatagAGTATTTTGAGATTTTTGGTTTAATATCTTTTCAATTTCGTAGTTAACATCAATAATTTATTTTAGTcctttaatttaaaaaaaaaattatattaataatTTAACTTCTCAAAACGTATCATATTAATCATTTTTgttaaattaaaattaaaaaaatttaaaaattaatcACTAAATTTATCGTTAATTAAAAGATAAAGACCAACATAATTCATTTTGATGTTTACGAGACTAAAATGGAtactatatttttttatttacGTTAGAGACATATTGACAAAAACTCTAAGCTAGTAGTAGTGTTACTGTTTTATACTTGTGAGTTTTGATTAACTATGCAGGGAGATTATAATTTGTAGGAAAACATGACACATAGGTAGGTAGGAAAATATGAAAGGACATGACTAGAATCCATGGTCATGGAAGGATATGGGATGGGATATAATATCCCACATTCCTATCGATGGATGTCTCCCTTTATCCAACATTACAGCTTTCCCAGGGCTCCTCTCATTTCGTTTTTTCCTTGTGTTTTTCCTCTTTTCTCCCTCAACCTTTGTCCTCTCATGATAGCTACGTTTCTACTCCACAAGCACTGATGCAAATGCCATGACTTAATTATACTTGTAGTACATTTGCTTGTCTTAATTATACAAATTAAAATGGATATGAATATATAAGTAGTGTTGCCTAGCATGTAAACCATGTGCATGCTTAAGATTAGATCAATCTATGATtaaaaatggagaaaagaaaaaacattttattttggaaaatatttgaagagatgatgaatggatggttGTTAGTTGTAACTTTCACTCCCATGTTAGATGGCCCCCCAAGTTAGGGCAACGACATTCCACAATGAGATTGATTTGAAGGGTGAGAGGGTTCATAGATATATCATACCTGACAAAAGATATGGTTAGACAAGATTCTTTGGGTATGGAAAATTACATAATTTGTCTAGTCTCTGTGTGGGAATATGGTGTGAAGTGTCTTATTGGCCTATGGGAGGAATTTCTGACACCTAAATTTGAACCCACTAAAAACAATGACGACCAAAGGTGTGTCACTGTTCAACAGAATTTTATGTTTCCAATGCTAGTTATCTGCTACTTCATCCTTCTTGgatttttaaattttaataagATTCGTCCATGTTGATTCTTAtactcccacactttcttttatTAGTATAAAAACCCTCTAACCATTCTTGTTTGTATATATGAGTAAATATCACatataataattattatatttaatgtcattattttaaatattttctttttttatattttttttatgatttttaagATAACAAATAAGGGTAAAATTAAAAAGAGCATAAGACTTAAATGTATTTAgatatttttaattaaaaaatgatttttttttataaaattgatTATATATGTGATCGGGGAGTACTATTGTTTaagatttttttacaaaaaaattaataaatataataatattatcaaaaaatattatatttttacTACATTTATCTTAACAAAATATTTAAAGTAATGTATATAACAATAATTACATAACACAATTGAAAAGTTAATAATCAATGTTACATTAAAAAATAAGACTCACaactattttaaaataaattGTATACTAGTATTTCCTAAAGCAGACAGTCATTATGTTTTTACTCAAACAAGATACTTTTACAAATAATTTCTCAATCTATCTTACATTTCTATTTATTTTTCATTCTGCCctaatatttttaataataatgGACACACCTAATAGATTCTCCTTTACCAATTAAATATAATTTTTGTCAACCGTACTCATGTTTTTCAACTTTATTTTCAACATACACTATtttttaacaatttttttttagTATATCCCATTAAAGAAAATTGTGTCAAACCAATTGACGAATGATCCTAATTTTAATAATTCATCCATAAATTCGATATTTTAATTATTACTACTTTTATCATTCTCAATACTTAATAGTATTTTGATAAAAACAACATTTTTTTAATCTATGTAAAATAATCGACTATATTTTTATTGTGGAATATAGGGAGTAAAGTTTAAATCTTTTACATTTCATGCAGATTTTATGTTCATGCAATTTTCTCTATAGAAAGTTGTGTTGTATTTATGAAAAATAATTTTACAGAAAAATCTACAAGAAATttaaaatccaaaaaaaaaacataaataaattaaAGAAATTTGGTGATGCTGATGCAATTGGCGTGCCCTATTAAAATTAGAAGTACGCGCCAATTAATTTGACACGCTTTAAAAAAAAGATATATCAGAATTTTAGTTAAAAAATCATGTATGTTGGGAATAACGTTGAGAAACATAGACACATTTTGCAAAAGTTCGATTAAATGCAATCGAAATTTTATTTAGTACAAAACCTTTCaccatttctttttattttaattgtttatttatttatatataatttattaattcaatcatattattatttattttattaataaaaattaaatattaaccaaataattattaaaatgaataagataataaaaataaaaaattacatgattttttttatcaatttaaTAAAACAATTAGAAAAAcataattttatttaaaaaattaaaaaataaaatatatgaTGAAAATATTTTCCTAAAATGTTAAACAACATGCACTTTGCCTAGAAAATAGTCAAATGAGAGTAAGAATTGACTTATTTTTATAGGTAAAATATTCAGTTGAATGTTAATCAAGTTGTCTCAAAAGTTGTTGAGACATCATGACTCGATTTTCTTCTGCTTCGTTCTTttgaaaagatttattttaaaaaggTTTAATTCATAAgtatttatttcaatttttttaaaaatattttatcGATTTGTTTTGAAAAGATTTCAATTGAAAAAAAGTTAATTATTTGAATCTGATTGAGAAGATTTAATTAAATTTGTTTTAATTAAAAGAATTGATTGATTCAAGTTTGAATTTGATTTAAGTTTGTTTGTATCCTAATGGACCTTTTTGCTAGATCCTCATCTTATATAAATAGATCTCTTTTCTTGTGGCAAACACAAGTCAAAGAGACTAATCACACCGTTTAAGAGTTTATTAATTTGGGTATTGTATTGTATTTTGTTTGTCTAAGATTTTATCATTGTTATTATTTTATAGGTTTAATGCATCATTTAATCCCTTAACTTTATGCGATGTTTCGCTTTGGTCCCTTAAGAAAAAAACGTTACATAATGGTCATTTAACTTCACTTCTGTTAAAGTATTTGGTCTTTTCCATTAGTTTGTATTGAAAAAATGTTAAAAACTGCCAGGATGGACTATTTACATATGACATGGACTTTTAATATTCCTAGAAAATTGTTAAAAATTATCATGATGTAATTCATTGATGTTAAGTAAGTAAGACATGAAGCTCAAAAGCATGAAACTCAAAGGTTAGGGCAAACAAATGCATATCTCTGAATAGGGCAAACTGCATTGAAGAAGATAACATCATCGTTTTCCACATTCCAACGCCATTGACGACGGTAGCAACATTTTCTCTGATTACGACTAAGGTATGATTTCTCACTTATAACCTACTAAAAACGTGAAGTTTTTTGTTGGCCATCTTCCTTAGTACTTCTATTATCTTATGCAGGTTGAATAGGTAATGGAGAAAATGTTTAAGTATGTTGTTCATCTTTATGGTGAGTTTGCTAACTTCACAAAGTCAGGGTATCAAGGGTTATAGACTATTTGGGATGTTGATCCATATTATTGGACTTACTTTGAAATTTTAGGTATGTTAAAAGATTTAGGTTATCCAATAGTAGATAAACTTTGGTATTACGATGAAATGAATGCTTGTGATATTGTGCTGTTAGAGGATGGCAAAGGAACTAAGAGGATGCAAACAATTACAGTGGTGACTGAGGAATGTCATTTATATGTTACTCATCCTGTTTCACAGCCTGACATTATTGATGAACCAATTCTTTCATTAGGATTAGATGATGAAGTTGTTGTGGATGTGGGAGCTGAGTTTGGAGTTAATGAAACTGATGTGGGGACCACTGTGGTGCAAGATAGTATAAATGTGGGAGCTGG includes:
- the LOC127135340 gene encoding uncharacterized protein LOC127135340, which encodes MLKDLGYPIVDKLWYYDEMNACDIVLLEDGKGTKRMQTITVVTEECHLYVTHPVSQPDIIDEPILSLGLDDEVVVDVGAEFGVNETDVGTTVVQDSINVGAGFEVNETDVGTTVVQESTNMGTHVDDDGTNCDIEENVGDEGTKCDIEENVGDEGTKCVIEEIVGEEGTKRDIEENVGE